Within the Setaria viridis chromosome 3, Setaria_viridis_v4.0, whole genome shotgun sequence genome, the region GGTCCAGGACTACAGGTCCTCAGCCCGAGTGTTATCATCAGTCACCCTTTTggtttcttcttgtttttcttttgcgcCTTTTGGTACAGCCATATATATTGTTTTGCGGATGTATGATACAGGGCATTCCTTGGTGGATTGAGCATTTAGGTAATTACTTCTGGTCTTCATCCTGCTGGCTGCTCCAATGGAGAATGATTGACAGGGCTCAGTTATCTGAGTTCTCATGTTGAGGACTGATTCCATGGTCTCTTGCAGGAGATCCTACTGTGTCATGCTCCAGTGGCGATGTTTGTAGTTGTCTGGATTGCACGAGATGATTATATCTGTTCACCAACTGTTGTGTTTGCccatccttcacagtttgctcCAGAACATTGATGCAGTGCATTGTTCAGGTATCGCGGCACGTGAAGAAATCCAGCCTTGGAAGGACAATTTCCACGGGTTTTATGTCAACCTGACCAAAATTTTCATGAATTTTGAAGCAATTTGGTTCTCGTTGATTCGTCCATAGAAATAAATTTGCCAAGAGGAATAAACTTGCAGTTGCAAGCTGCACCTGTTTCTCAGACTCTTCAACTGCCAAGAGATCACACCAAATCCCACCCAATTGGCCAAAAGAAATTCACAACCCCAGCCAGGGCAAGCATTTCGTCAGAATAACACACATGCAGCTGGCACTGGCAGCATGTATAGTGCAGTACCTTGATGTCAATCAGATAAAACCCCTCCTTGGCTGGACATGCTTGgattaaaaaaaaggaggaaggaACTTCAGTGTTTGGATATACATGCGCCTATGGTTCCTCTTCTGGTTTCTGAATGTCATCTAGTTTATTGCATTGATCGCATGTATCACAGTTTTTCATCTcctgaagaagataaagagttTCGAGGGGGCACCGTGCTTTCATCTGGATGACTGGATGGATCTTTTCACAGAATGATGGCTTACCATTTTAGCAAGGAATACAGCCTCCGATGCCTCCTGAGCATACGCAGTCTCTGAAACTGAGAATTTATAAATGCAGGGGAACTAACATTAGATGTGCTGATATAAAGACACTATATATATGCTCTTGATACTTTTGTTCACAGGATTAATTTGTGATAAATAACAGTTGCCGCTTGCGGACCAGGAGAAGAATGGTGACACGTAGTGATAAGATGGGTGCAGGCGAGAAACAGAGCACTTGTACAGTTGTACTTGGGTTGTGGCAGGGTGTCGGCGTTCAGCTTGCCCAACAGCAAAGCACAGCACATACGTTACCTTAAATTATGTAGCTCAGAAAACACAAAAGAATCTCCTCAAAGTGAAAGGCATCTCGTTTCCATCATGATCAGTATGCTTTGCTCGTTTGGTATGCAAAAGCATATATTCCCTGCTTGGTGCTCAGGTTAGGTTTACTTCTCTCCCAACATTCGGTGCTCAATTTCCTGTGTGTTTTCTTCCTGGCAGTATTCGGATTATACGGGTGCATGCATTCTGTCATCCAGAAACACATTCATCctgcaagaaaaaaagaagaagcggATAGTAGCACGGAGAGATGGCTCATGAAAAGCTCATGGTGAAGATGGCGTTGGCCAGCCTACGATGGGTGGCATCGCCAATTGCCAACAAGCTCCTCGCCGACGCCTCAGCCTACCTTGGCATGGACATGCCGCGTGAGCTCCAAGAACTGGAGAGCACCATCCTGCCCCAGTTCGAGCTGGTGATCGAGGCGGCGGAGAAGAGCCCTTACAGGGGCAAGCTGGAGAAATGGCTCCAGGACCTCAAAGCGGCCTTCTACAACGCCGAGGACGTGCTGGATGAGCACGAGTACAACAACCTCAAGCGCAACGCGAAGCAGAGCAAGTGGGCTGCCATGGCCTGCGGCGGCTCATGGCCGCCGGGCAGGCTTGCCAACTTGCACCCAGGGAACAGAAGGCTTCTTCGTCAGGTCAATGAGCTGAAGGACATCCTGGTGAAGGCCAAGAGCTTCCGCCAGCAGCTTGGCGTCTTGCCGGCTGTGGGAGATAGTTCACAGTCACAGGGAACTGCAACTGCAACAACATCATTTCCCACATCCAAGGTGTTGGGCCGCGACATGGAGCGCGATCACATAATACAATTTCTTTTAAATGATGAGGCTTCTTCTGGGTCTGGTTCAGCAAGGATCTCAAGTTTGGCCATTGTTGGGCTTGGAGGCATGGGTAAATCCACCTTGGCACAATATGTTTACAATGACAAGAGGGTAGAGGAATACTTTGGTAAAAGGATGTGGGTTTGCATCTCACGCAAACTCGATGTCCGTCGCCATACACGGGAGATTATCGAGTCCGCAGAAAAGGGGGAGTGCCCAATTGTGGATAACCTTGATACTCTCCAGTACAAGTTAAGGGACATTCTGCAGAAATCAGAGAGATTCCTGCTTGTATTGGATGATGTGTGGTTTGATGAATCCAACGTGGAAAGGGACTGGGAGCAACTTCTAGCTCCCCTAGCTTCTAAGCAGAGGGGAAGCAAAATTCTGGTGACTTCTCGGCGCAATGTATTCCCAGCTGCTCTTTGCTGCCAAGAGGTGTTTGATTTACAAGACATGGAAGATTCTGCATTCTTGACACTCCTCAGAGAGCATGCCTTCTCTGGTGCTGAAATCAGAGACGCGCAGTTGCGTATGAACCTTGAAGAGATTGCAAAGAAGATAGCTAGAAGGCTTGGACAATCTCCCTTGGCAGCAAAAACTGTGGGTTCACAGTTGAGTAGGAAAAAGGATGTTACTACATGGACAGCTGCTCTAAGGAGTGACAACTTAAGTGAGCCTATGACAGCTCTGCTGTGGAGTTACGAGAAGTTAGATCCTCGTCTGCAGAGGTGCTTCCTGTATTGCAGCTTATTTCCAAAAGGGCACAAGTATGAAGATCTGGAGTTGGTTCACCTCTGGACAGCAGAGGGTTTTATCGATTTGAGTAGCCAGAGCAGAAGAATGGAAGATATTGGCAGAAATTACCTGAATGAGTTGATCGCTTGTTCATTCTTGCAACCAGGTTCTGATAGATTTGGTTTTGGATGTTATATCATGCATGACCTCTTACATGATTTGGCAGAAAAACTCTCCAGAGATGATTGCTTCAGATTAGAAGATGATGATATGGCAGAAATACCCTGCACCGTTCGGCATCTCTCAGTCCATGTTAAGAGCATGAAGCAGCATAAGCAAAGTATCTGCAAGCTACGCCATCTGCGCACTGTTATCTGTATTGGTCGTCTGGTGGATGATGCAGATGATGTTTTCCATCAGGTACTGCAGAATCTGAAGAGGCTACGTGTTCTCTATATGTGCTTTTACAACAAAGAAAAATTACCTGAATCTGTTGGTGAGTTGAAGCACCTTCGGTATTTGAACGTCATTCAAACCACAATATCAGAATTTCCTGCATCTTTGTGCACTCTTTACCACTTGCAGATCCTTCTGTTCAGTTACAGAGTTCAGAGTTTGCCTAAGAAACTATGCAATTTAAGTAAGTTACTAAGTTTTGAACCATATGGTGAAGCATTCTACGGGAAGAGACCTTATGCAGAGCTGCCTCAAATTCCTTACATAGGCAAGCTAACTTCGCTGCAAAATCTTGATGAATTCCGTGTGCAAAAGCAGAAAGGATGTGAGCCGCGACAGCTGAGGGACATGAATGGGCTTGGTGGCACGTTATCTATTACACATCTCGAGAATGTCACTAGAAAGGATGAAGCTGCAGAGATGATGCTGCATAAGAAAAGGTATCTTAAACATTTGGATCTTATCTGGAGCAGTGAGAGTGACTCGCATGCTGAGGATAGTTTACATCTGGACATTCTAGAAGGTCTGAGGCCACCGGCTCAATTGGAGGGCCTTGCAATCGAGGGTTACAAATCTCACAGATACCCAAGCTGGTTACTGGAGGGTTCATATTTTGACAATTTGAAATTCTTTCGACTTTATGATTGCACTGCGTTAGAAGGTCTACCACTCAACACCGAGGTCTTTAGGCATTGCTCCAAACTGGTGATCTGGGACGTACCAAACCTGAAGACATTACCTTGTCTGCCAGAAGGCATGGCATTTGTATCAATTGAAGGATGCCCGCTGCTTATGTTTATCTCCAGCAACGAGATGAGAGAACATGATAAGAGAGAAAAGATTGTGATGCCAGAGCAATTGGTGTCTCAGCTTTGTTTAATCTGGGAGGTTGATTCAGGATCATATCCAGTGATTAAGAGCAACATTCATAAAGAACATTCATCTTTGAAGCAACTGACACCATTGGTGGATGCTGATATATCCCAACATCTTCAGACCATCAGCAGGACCCTTgaacaagaaaaagatgaagtataTGATAAAGAAACAATCATCAAGGCATGGTTATGTTGCCACGAGCAGAGAATAAAACTCTTGTATGGGACTAATATTGGGCAACAGTTGCTTCTGCCATCAACTCTGGATGACCTTAGTCTTTCTTCATGCAGTATTACAAATGGCGCTTTAGGAGTTTGCCTAGGCAGCCTCACTTCACTAAGAGAACTGTCACTAACAAGGATAATGACTTTAACTGCACTTCCATCAGAAGAGGTCTTCCAACATTTGACAAGACTTGACGACTTGCGGATTGATTCTTGCTGGTGTCTCAGATCATTAGGGGGATTGCGAGCGGCTACCGTTGTTACCAAAGTTTCTATTGATTGCTGCCCTTCCTTAGAGCTGACATGCGGAGCAGAATCTATGCCGTTGTCTCTTGAGACGCTTAGCATAGATGGCTTTGTGCTTGCAGCTGATTTCTTAAGCAATGGATTGACACATCTGAAACATCTGCACATGTATAGGTGTAGAAGCTCTGCATCTTTGTCAATTGGCCATCTAACCTCCCTCAAATCATTTTCGTTACATAATGTTCCGGATTTATGCATGCTTGAAGGATTGTCTTCGCTGCAACTTCAGGATGTAGAGTTGATAGATGTCCCGAAGCTGTCTGCGGGATTCATCTCGCAGTGCTGCGTCCAGAAATCACTCCGTGTTAGCAGATCTGATATCCTCAACCACTTGCTCTCAGCTGAAGGCTGTACAGGTCCAGAGCAGGTCCAAATCCAAAGTTGCAACGAGACATCTATTTTTTTTGAGGCATCTGCAAATTTTACGTCTGTCAAGGAGCTGGTAATTTTTGAATGCAGAATTCAGGCACTGCCAAAAAATATGAAGGACCTCTCCTGTATGGAGAAGCTTGAAATTGCGGAGTGCCCAAACATATCATCCTTACCGGATCTGCCAAGTTCCCTCAAGCAAATAACCATATACAATTGTAAACTCTTGTCGAAGGACTGCCGAGAACCTGACGGAATAAGCTGGCCAAAGATCGCCCATATCCCTTGGAGGTACATCAATTGAATTGCGCTTCGGATCCCTGAGGAGAAACAAAGGTGAAGCTTCTACTGGTATACAACTTgaggattcttttttttttacaatcaTACATCATTTGCTCCATTGATCCGTTTGCTTTGGATGTTCAATCTTATTTACGATTCAATGTTTTCCTCCGCTAAGGTACTGGAGAAGATGGAGCATTATACGCTTGTGACAGCTCAACCGCGAACTGCTTCATGCCCGTGGCCCATTTCAACTTCTGTTTTGATACCGACACATTGCGCCTCGACTGGTTGCTCCCTTCTACTGCCTTAGCTTCTGCTGCTGTGTGTTGTAAAATAAACTGCCAAGCCAATATGGAAATGGAAATGCTTGTTGTACCATTGAAACCTGTAAATACTATGGCTAGCATGTAAACTATGGTATTGTACCTGTAAAAAGAACATGTAAATGTTTGTTCCATTAATTTGGTTGCTTTATACTATATGTAAAAACAAATGGGATTGGTTATGcaaaattccttttttttacctGTCTCCATCTCAGTCAAATTCATGAAACATTTTACCTCAAATAGATGGCTAGATCCACGAATTTCTAAaagaattaattagacttaatagattcgtatcgcgaattagcctccatctgtgcaattgattttgtaattagtctatgtttaatactcctaattagtatctacattcgatgtgatagggactaaattttagtccgtggaaccaaacacccaaGAATCCTGAAACCTGCCTGCTCTCAGagattcagagttcagacaacGCAAGAGAGCAGAGTTTATGAAGAAACGAACAAGATGCCAAATTCCTGCCTCCATGTCAATCAAATTCCTGAAACATTTTTAGTCAATCTAGCTAAATTTTTAGTCAATGAAGTTAATTTTGATTAACTAAGGTTTAATTAATTGTCGTTTCAGTCCAGGAGCTACGTGCAGTTCAGGAGGGAGTCAGGGAGTTCTGATGCAAAATTGACAATACATGGTTTGTATTGAATAAGTTGCTTTGCTTATTGAGCGTGTCAGCTTACAGTTGAAGTCGCAGTGTGTGATCTTTTTTGATAATTTACTGTTATTGTATCGCTGCGATCTCCACATTTCTCTAGAAATGCATCTCCAGTAATGACCTGAACCAAAAAAATTCAGCATAAAGTAACTTCATGTCTGAAATTAGGCTTCTAATTTTCTCTTGGAAACCCAATGCTTAGTTCTGGTTACTTTTACTTTTGCCTATATAATTAACATCCAAAAGTTAGTGTCCTTTATCGAATACCATTCCTCCTTGTTCTTGAGCTTCTATTATACTATTGTTTTGGCAGCAGAAAATCTATTTAAACTGTTGGACATTTTAGAGGCTGCATATGGAACAGCATAGGCCTTTTGCTTTTGTTAATAGCACTGGGTACAGTGATAAACTATTTTGTATTATGTAGCTAGGATCAGCTAAAAGCATGCCCAGGCTTGACTACTTTTAAATTGGTACAGAAATGCTATTGGTAGATACTACGTACGCTTTACATTTACAGGATTAGCTATGAATGTGATTCAATTTTGCAGATCTTGTCCACGTTTTTTTTGGTTTCAGGCTCTCAGTGGAGTATCATAGTGTGTTCACCTTTCCATTTTTTTCAGTTAAGGCTGGCTTTGACATGGTTGTGATAATGATTTTATTCTTATTGCTGTTTAAGAATAATCAGTGTTTTACTCTATGGAGAAAACAATGACAATCTGGCAATGCTGTCACCCACATGCTGCCTTCTTCTAGCTCCAAAAGTGACACATCCTAGCTAATAACCGAAGGTTCTTTTGCCAGGATGGATTGTGTATTTGGATTTGTGTTAATGAGTTTGTAAATTCTGTGTGTCGCAATGTAAACCTATTGAGTGTATAGTTCAGATGCGCAAAATTTATGCCATGATCATCTTGACTGGTGTACAATCACAGATGTGCATAACTCGTACTAGTAGCAGTAGAAAATCGATGTAGTATTATTCCATGTTATGGGTGCACCCACACAAAATGATTGCAATCTTCACCACCCTTTGGTTCATCCGGAAAGCGAGGAATGAAGGACCAAAGATTCAACAAGAAGACCTGGACCTCCACACACTATCACTAGATTCTCCCTTGAAGATCAGCAAAACAACACCACCAATCCACCTACAAGGACGCAACCAGCAACGCCCATACACAACCAGGCTCCTCCGGATGGTGTACGGGTACACGCAGATGCAGCGAGAGCAAGATACCAGAGGTAACAGATCGAGGAAAGCAGGCATTGGAATTTTCATGCAGGACAACACAGACAATACAAGACAGGAAATCCTCATTCAGGCAATACATCGACAATGCCCGGTGCGCCAAGCACCACTGCATGCTCAATGGGGCGAATTCAGCCTCATCTCTGAAAACTGCCTATGATTTGGATTAACATCCTGAGTATTAAAAGAAAACCATCTTTGCAAGTTGGTTCGAGATACTACAAGAAAGGCAGCATCAAGACACAAACTAGCTAGTAACTATACTTTGCAATACATTCATCATTAATGAAATCTTCTTCACGGTTAAACAAAAGAGCATTGGGCTCATCTTCCACTTAGATCAGCCCGAAGCACACTTGATGGCCAACATTAGCTACTGGTTAAACAGAAAATCATCATTCTACTCTCTACGAATCAAGATCGGCGCGAATAACACATAAATGGTTTCATTCCATGCTATGAACTACTATCTGTGGACCGCACACTCAATCTCCATCCACCACTACTCAAATGTACTCATGCTACATCTGGAGTTCAATCAGAAGCCTAATTTTGAAGAGTGCATTAGCCCTACCAATCGGGGAAAAAAATCTCATCACAAGTCCTTTCAAGCGTTCCTACATCCACTTGTTCTTCAGGGAGGAACAGAGTCACAATGCTACAATGGATTAGTCGCCTATTAACAAATTCAAATTTCCCTCAGAATGGACGCCGCAAGACGGCCTCATTATGGTGTTCTTATCAAACAGGTTCAGTTCATGATACCTGCACCATGCAAATAAGCATAAAAGTTAGCATATTCTTCAGAATACAGTGATTTACAGTGTATTTCAAAAAGTACCCGTTACCGGTGACTTGCAAT harbors:
- the LOC117847908 gene encoding disease resistance protein RGA2, with the protein product MAHEKLMVKMALASLRWVASPIANKLLADASAYLGMDMPRELQELESTILPQFELVIEAAEKSPYRGKLEKWLQDLKAAFYNAEDVLDEHEYNNLKRNAKQSKWAAMACGGSWPPGRLANLHPGNRRLLRQVNELKDILVKAKSFRQQLGVLPAVGDSSQSQGTATATTSFPTSKVLGRDMERDHIIQFLLNDEASSGSGSARISSLAIVGLGGMGKSTLAQYVYNDKRVEEYFGKRMWVCISRKLDVRRHTREIIESAEKGECPIVDNLDTLQYKLRDILQKSERFLLVLDDVWFDESNVERDWEQLLAPLASKQRGSKILVTSRRNVFPAALCCQEVFDLQDMEDSAFLTLLREHAFSGAEIRDAQLRMNLEEIAKKIARRLGQSPLAAKTVGSQLSRKKDVTTWTAALRSDNLSEPMTALLWSYEKLDPRLQRCFLYCSLFPKGHKYEDLELVHLWTAEGFIDLSSQSRRMEDIGRNYLNELIACSFLQPGSDRFGFGCYIMHDLLHDLAEKLSRDDCFRLEDDDMAEIPCTVRHLSVHVKSMKQHKQSICKLRHLRTVICIGRLVDDADDVFHQVLQNLKRLRVLYMCFYNKEKLPESVGELKHLRYLNVIQTTISEFPASLCTLYHLQILLFSYRVQSLPKKLCNLSKLLSFEPYGEAFYGKRPYAELPQIPYIGKLTSLQNLDEFRVQKQKGCEPRQLRDMNGLGGTLSITHLENVTRKDEAAEMMLHKKRYLKHLDLIWSSESDSHAEDSLHLDILEGLRPPAQLEGLAIEGYKSHRYPSWLLEGSYFDNLKFFRLYDCTALEGLPLNTEVFRHCSKLVIWDVPNLKTLPCLPEGMAFVSIEGCPLLMFISSNEMREHDKREKIVMPEQLVSQLCLIWEVDSGSYPVIKSNIHKEHSSLKQLTPLVDADISQHLQTISRTLEQEKDEVYDKETIIKAWLCCHEQRIKLLYGTNIGQQLLLPSTLDDLSLSSCSITNGALGVCLGSLTSLRELSLTRIMTLTALPSEEVFQHLTRLDDLRIDSCWCLRSLGGLRAATVVTKVSIDCCPSLELTCGAESMPLSLETLSIDGFVLAADFLSNGLTHLKHLHMYRCRSSASLSIGHLTSLKSFSLHNVPDLCMLEGLSSLQLQDVELIDVPKLSAGFISQCCVQKSLRVSRSDILNHLLSAEGCTGPEQVQIQSCNETSIFFEASANFTSVKELVIFECRIQALPKNMKDLSCMEKLEIAECPNISSLPDLPSSLKQITIYNCKLLSKDCREPDGISWPKIAHIPWRYIN